The Natronoarchaeum philippinense genome includes the window CTTCGGTGGCGTCGATGGCGTCGTAGAACCGTTCCAGCGGGGTTGTCGCCGAGTACTCACGCAGGTCGAGCACGACATCGCTCTCAAAGCCCGCCGAGAGGACGCGGCCGTACTGGCGGATGCGGTCGCCGCCGCGGCGCTCGTCGATGTCGAGTAGGCCGCCGACGACCCGCTCGACGACGCCGATGCCGGGACTGGATCGGCGGCCGCTCTCGTAGTCGCTGATGACCGACGAGGACACGTCCAGTTCGCCGGCGAGTTCGGTCTGGGAAACGTCGAAATCGGTTCGCCACTTGCGCAGCGTCGCGCCGGGGTCGTCGCTGAGCGTGATCTCGCCCGCGATCTTCTCCGCGAGGTCGCGGCGCGGATCCTGACGCTCGGTCATAGCTCATCGTGTGCGGGACCGCCCCAAAAGCACATCGAAAGTAACCTTCGACGCGCGTCGAACGCCCGTCGAGCGGCGGCGACCAGTTCGGACTACTCGAGGCGTCGCGCCAGATCGGCCAGTGCCGCAGCGCCGCCCTCGACGACCGGATCGCCGTGGCCCATTGCGACGATGTCTATGTCCAGTTCCCGGCCCGCCAGCTCCCGGATGCTCCGAGCGTTGCGGGCGGTGCTTCGGGTCATCGGGCTCGGAGACGGCGACAGGACGCCGTCGTCACCTCGCACGAGGTCGCCGACGAGAGCGATTCCGAGCCCTTCGTGGACGAACGCGGTGTGGCCGGCCGTGTGGCCCGGCGTCGCGTGGGCGTCGAAGCCGCCGATCGAGTCCCCGTCTTCGATCCGATGGGACGGCTCGTCGGGCGGCGTCAGCCAGACGCCGACGACGCGCTGAAACAGCCCCTTGCGGTTGGTCAGCGACGGCGACGCCGATCCCTCGACGTAGCTCGCGTCCGGTTCGCGAACGTAGATCGGCGCGTCGAGGTCGAGTCCGGTGATCCCGCCGACGTGATCGAGGTCGTAGTGCGTGATCAGCACTCGATCCACGTCGCTCGGCTCGTACCCGATCTCGGCCATGCTCGACCGGATGTCGTCGGGGGAGCGCGGCGTTCCGGCGTCGACGAGCGTCACCTCGCCGTCGTCGACCAGAAAGGCGTTGACCATGCCGAGGTCGAGCTGCCAGACCGCCCCGTCGATCAGCGGCGTCGTCACGACGCCACCCCCGGAGCGGCGGTCGAGCAGGCGGCGTCGTCGCATCGGTGCGATGCCATCGTCTCTAGGTGGGCGTGCCGGCGGAAAATCGTTGGCGTCCCGGCGAGCGCCCGCCTCGCTTCGGCGC containing:
- a CDS encoding MBL fold metallo-hydrolase, whose amino-acid sequence is MRRRRLLDRRSGGGVVTTPLIDGAVWQLDLGMVNAFLVDDGEVTLVDAGTPRSPDDIRSSMAEIGYEPSDVDRVLITHYDLDHVGGITGLDLDAPIYVREPDASYVEGSASPSLTNRKGLFQRVVGVWLTPPDEPSHRIEDGDSIGGFDAHATPGHTAGHTAFVHEGLGIALVGDLVRGDDGVLSPSPSPMTRSTARNARSIRELAGRELDIDIVAMGHGDPVVEGGAAALADLARRLE
- a CDS encoding helix-turn-helix domain-containing protein — protein: MTERQDPRRDLAEKIAGEITLSDDPGATLRKWRTDFDVSQTELAGELDVSSSVISDYESGRRSSPGIGVVERVVGGLLDIDERRGGDRIRQYGRVLSAGFESDVVLDLREYSATTPLERFYDAIDATEVAEGSRDSITGHTVIDSIRAITRLSSEEFYRMYGQSTNRALVFTGVTRGESPLVALRVVNPTPNAVVLHGLEPDELWEHAPKLATIDDYSLAVSNADLDGMLDAMRELP